A window of the Podospora bellae-mahoneyi strain CBS 112042 chromosome 6, whole genome shotgun sequence genome harbors these coding sequences:
- a CDS encoding hypothetical protein (CAZy:AA9; COG:G; EggNog:ENOG503NX9J), with protein sequence MKVLATLLASVGLVAAHGYVDNATIGGQYYQFYQPYMDPYMGNNKPQRVSRSIPGNGPVENVDSIDVQCNAGSVPAPLHAPAAAGSTVTLHWTLWPDSHMGPVITYMARCPDSGCQNWSPGTSAVWFKIKQGGREGTSNNWAATPLMKSPATYQYTIPSCIRPGYYLVRHEIIALHAAWTYPGAQFYPGCHQLQVTGGGSTNPTNLVSFPGAYKSTDPGVTYDAYKAQAYTIPGPAVFTC encoded by the exons ATGAAGGTTCTCGCTACTCTTCTCGCCTCAGTCGGCTTGGTAGCCGCCCATGGCTATGTTGACAATGCCACCATTGGTGGCCAATACTACCAA TTCTATCAGCCTTATATGGACCCCTACATGGGCAACAACAAGCCCCAGAGAGTCTCTCGCTCCATCCCCGGCAACGGTCCCGTCGAGAATGTCGACTCCATCGATGTCCAATGCAATGCTGGCTCTGTTCCCGCTCCTCTCCACGCCCCTGCCGCTGCTGGTTCAACTGTGACCCTTCACTGGACTCTCTGGCCTGACTCCCACATGGGCCCCGTCATCACCTACATGGCTCGTTGCCCCGATAGCGGTTGCCAGAACTGGTCTCCTGGTACCTC GGCCGTCTGGTTCAAAATCAAGCAAGGTGGCCGTGAGGGCACCTCCAACAACTGGGCTGCCACCCCTCTCATGAAGAGCCCCGCCACTTACCAGTACACCATTCCCTCTTGCATTCGTCCCGGCTACTACCTTGTCCGCCACGAGATCATTGCCCTCCATGCTGCTTGGACCTATCCCGGTGCTCAGTTCTACCCTGGTTGCCATCAGCTCCAGGTCACTGGCGGCGGTTcgaccaaccccaccaactTGGTCTCCTTCCCCGGCGCCTACAAGAGCACCGACCCCGGTGTCACCTATGATGCTTACAAGG CTCAAGCCTATACCATTCCCGGACCTGCCGTCTTCACCTGCTAA
- a CDS encoding hypothetical protein (EggNog:ENOG503NX2I; COG:S), producing the protein MTAEQQIPKIKLVRIAHVYYTHADLDKAHEFLADFGFTVADDRGDTVYFKGYGTEPFVYCATKGAENEFGGAGFVVESLEDLELASKTLPKATPVHDSDAPGGGKRVTFRDPVDDFPFHLVYGQTPVEKSAHLPELEYNFPENKHRPVNKTQRFKKAPAAVHKLGHVGCCVTNFAKAFEFYTTRFNLKPSDIIHEPNGKDVSTFLHLDRGMEQVDHHTWFFFEGPKYHVHHSSFEVHDFDIQSLGHQWLRDKGYDLVWGVGRHVLGSQIFDYWYDRSGFILEHYVDGDLVDETTPISRSEAGPDSLHIWGPPLPPTFLQ; encoded by the exons ATGACGGCCGAGCAGCAGATTCCCAAGATCAAGCTTGTGCGTATTGCACATGTGTACTACACCCATGCCGATCTCGACAAGGCACACGAGTTTTTGGCCGACTTCGGCTTCACGGTAGCCGACGACAGAGGTGACACAGTATACTTCAAGGGCTATGGGACCGAGCCCTTTGTATACTGTGCCACCAAGGGCGCCGAAAATGagtttggtggtgctggattTGTTGTCGAGTCCCTGGAGGACTTGGAGCTCGCCTCCAAGACTCTTCCCAAGGCGACCCCAGTCCACGATTCCGATGCGCCCGGTGGCGGCAAGCGCGTAACCTTCAGAGATCCTGTCGATGacttccccttccacctgGTGTATGGGCAAACCCCCGTCGAAAAGTCAGCGCACCTGCCCGAGCTGGAGTACAACTTCCCTGAGAACAAGCATCGGCCCGTCAACAAGACACAACGGTTCAAGAAGGCACCAGCGGCCGTTCACAAGTTGGGCCATGTTGGGTGTTGCGTGACCAACTTTGCCAAGGCGTTCGAGTTCTACACCACTCGGTTCAACCTCAAGCCGAGCGACATCATCCACGAACCCAACGGGAAGGACGTCTCTACCTTCCTTCATTTGGACAGAGGGATGGAACAGGTCGATCATCACACTTGGTTCTTCTTTGAAG GGCCCAAATACCACGTCCACCACTCGAGCTTCGAGGTACACGATTTTGATATTCAGTCGTTGGGCCACCAATGGCTTCGGGACAAGGGCTACGACCTGGTGTGGGGTGTTGGCAGACATGTGCTTGGGTCGCAGATTTTCGATTACTG GTACGATCGATCGGGCTTCATTTTGGAACATTACGTAGACGGCGACTTGGTGGATGAGACAACGCCAATTTCGAGATCAGAGGCTGGGCCAGACAGTCTGCATATCTGGggacctcctcttccgccgaCATTCTTGCAGTGA
- a CDS encoding hypothetical protein (COG:C; COG:H; EggNog:ENOG503NXHH), whose amino-acid sequence MADEIIKTDLLIVGAGPAGAALACFLSSYGRKGIIISAASGTAHTPRAHITNMAALECLRDIGLDRQCIDAGAAGNHMVHTRWCHSMAGDEYARLYSWGNDPKRKGDYDAASPCDHVDLPQTELEPILTRRAIHTGWTLRFDTSFVSFTRPEPDVIISEVKDNLSGKTYKIQSRFLFGCDGARSQVIRELKIPLIKKPGQGLALNVLLKADLSHLVKNRTGNLHWVFQPEKEHPAWGWACIVRMVRPWDEWMFIFLPPPGADVKGDDMIASNEEYIARVKQFIGDESVDVEIRDVSKWMINETVAEYYSDGNIFCLGDAVHRHPPFNGLGSNTCIQDAFNLAWKLDYVMSRRAGPSLLDTYSTERQPVGVDIITRANQGLRDHAFWMKSIGMLEPDLEKRKAILAEFEDKGEVGRKRRQEFQAGIENTGTEFHGLGIEMNQQYRSNAVYHGDEPDAPALPQDAVREHLISSYPGMRLPHAWLNTRKPGKQFSTIDLAGHGRFCLLTGPGGHKWKEAAASAAKAVGVEIVSYSIGWKEDYEDVYFDWVKRREVEEDGCVLVRPDRFVAWRSKSMISNPQEKLEKVLRKVLCL is encoded by the exons ATGGCCGACGAGATCATCAAGACCGACCTCCTCATTGTGGGAGCAGGCCCTGCGGGTGCTGCTCTGGCATGCTTCCTCTCATCCTATGGGCGCAAAGGAATCATCATTTCGGCTGCTTCTGGCACGGCGCATACGCCCAGAGCTCATATCACCAACATGGCTGCCCTGGAATGTCTGAGAGACATTGGACTGGACCGGCAATGCATCGATGCAGGCGCTGCGGGGAACCATATGGTGCACACAAGATGGTGCCATTCCATGGCCGGCGATGAATACGCCAGGCTCTATTCTTGGGGCAACGATCCCAAACGCAAG GGTGACTATGATGCGGCAAGCCCTTGTGACCATGTCGACCTTCCTCAGACCGAACTCGAGCCAATTCTCACGCGGAGAGCAATCCATACTGGCTGGACCTTGCGATTCGACACCTCCTTTGTGTCGTTCACGCGTCCTGAGCCAGACGTTATCATCAGCGAAGTCAAAGACAACCTTTCTGGCAAAACGTACAAGATCCAGTCACGCTTTCTGTTTGGCTGCGACGGCGCCCGCAGCCAAGTCATCCGCGAGCTCAAGATTCCCCTCATCAAGAAACCTGGGCAAGGATTGGCACTCAATGTGCTCCTCAAGGCCGATCTTTCACATCTCGTCAAGAACCGAACCGGAAATCTACACTGGGTCTTCCAACCGGAGAAGGAACATCcagcttggggttgggccTGCATTGTCCGAATGGTTCGGCCGTGGGACGAATGGATGTTTATctttctcccaccccccggTGCCGATGTCAAGGGTGACGACATGATTGCTTCGAACGAAGAGTACATTGCCCGGGTCAAACAGTTCATCGGGGACGAGTcggttgatgtcgagatcAGGGACGTGAGCAAATGGATGATCAATGAGACGGTTGCGGAGTATTATTCAGATGGAAACATCTTTTGCTTGGGCGATGCTGTCCACCGCCATCCACCATTCAACGGTCTGGGGTCCAACACTTGCATCCAGGATGCTTTCAACCTGGCATGGAAGCTTGATTACGTCATGTCTCGCCGCGCAGGTCCCAGCCTCCTCGATACCTACAGCACCGAGCGTCAACCGGTTGGTGTAGATATCATCACCCGGGCCAACCAAGGTCTTCGCGACCATGCATTTTGGATGAAGTCTATCGGCATGTTGGAGCCCGatttggagaagaggaaagcTATTctggccgagtttgaggacAAGGGCGAAGTTGGCAGGAAGAGGCGACAAGAGTTCCAAGCGGGTATCGAGAACACGGGCACCGAATTCCATGGGTTGGGCATCGAGATGAACCAACAGTATCGGTCGAATGCTGTGTATCATGGGGATGAGCCAGATGCTCCGGCTCTGCCTCAGGACGCCGTGCGTGAACATCTCATCTCCAGCTACCCAGGCATGAGGTTACCCCACGCCTGGTTAAACACACGGAAGCCAGGCAAGCAGTTCTCGACTATTGATCTTGCTGGCCATGGGCGGTTCTGTCTTCTCACCGGGCCTGGTGGCCACAAGTGGAAGGAAGCTGCGGCCAGCGCCGCCAAGGCCGTGGGGGTGGAAATTGTGAGTTACTCGATTGGCTGGAAGGAGGACTATGAGGATGTCTATTTTGACTGGGTGAAGCGcagagaggtggaggaggacgggtgTGTGTTGGTTCGCCCAGATAGGTTCGTTGCTTGGCGGTCAAAGTCCATGATTTCGAACCCGCAGGAAAAGCTGGAAAAGGTCTTGCGGAAAGTCTTGTGTCTTTAA
- a CDS encoding hypothetical protein (EggNog:ENOG503NUFV; COG:Q) — MGVLLLAGGAALALSILYILLFTGKRDPRLPPGPPTLPLIGNLHQIPTKRTHLQFAQWAKQYGEIYSLKFGPGTSIVISSPRLIKQLVDKKSQLYSRRPPSHVADLIAQGDHLLLMQYSDRWRTCRKLVHQYFMEGMVAKQHVKVVNAEAVQMLHDFVTEPKGHMKHPKRFSNSIIMSLIYGTRTPSIKTEHMVRLYSLMENWSKVMEAGNTPPVDIFPFLKLVPEGLLGNWRSRAKNVGKEMTELYSEWVEKGIQRHRDLGGRDCFLDKILDQGLEKLDLDKHGLYFLCGTVMEGGSDTTSSLIIAFIHAMTKWPEVLKKAQEQIDAVVGEDRTPTWEDYEKLPYISACVKEAHRWRPVTPLAFPHSLAEDDWVDGMYLPKGSDIFINAFGMHMDEKRFPNPDVFNPDNYEGYTALASELAGGDYNNRDHYGYGSGRRICPGIHLAERNLFLAVAKLVWAFNIGPGLDASGREIPPDVSHETGYCSGFLVCAEDFPATITLRSEARKATILREYAAARAEVFSQYELPKE; from the coding sequence ATgggcgtcctcctcctcgccggcggcgccgccctcgccctctccatcctctacatcctcctcttcaccggCAAACGGGACCCACGTCTCCCACCCggccccccaaccctccccctaaTCGGCAACCTCCATCAGATCCCCACCAAGCGCACCCACCTCCAATTCGCCCAATGGGCCAAACAATACGGCGAGATCTACTCCCTCAAGTTCGGCCCCGGAACCTCCATCGTCatttcttctcctcgccTGATCAAACAGCTCGTCGACAAAAAGTCGCAGCTCTACTCCCGACGCCCGCCCAGCCATGTAGCCGACCTCATCGCCCAGGGTGATCACCTCTTACTCATGCAGTACTCCGACCGCTGGAGGACATGCCGCAAGCTAGTCCACCAGTACTTCATGGAGGGCATGGTAGCGAAGCAGCACGTCAAAGTTGTCAACGCGGAGGCGGTGCAGATGCTGCATGATTTTGTTACGGAGCCGAAAGGGCATATGAAGCATCCAAAGAGGTTCAGCAACAGTATCATCATGAGTTTGATCTACGGGACGAGGACGCCAAGTATCAAGACGGAGCATATGGTTCGGTTGTATAGTCTTATGGAGAACTGGAGCAAGGTCATGGAGGCGGGGAATACACCACCCGTGGACATCTTTCCTTTCCTGAAGCTGGTGCCGGAGGGTTTGCTGGGGAATTGGAGGTCGAGGGCGAAGAATGTGGGCAAGGAGATGACAGAGTTGTATTCGGAGtgggtggagaaggggattCAACGGCATAGGGATCTGGGAGGGCGGGATTGTTTTCTGGACAAGATTTTGGATcaggggttggagaagctggattTGGACAAGCATGGGTTGTACTTTTTGTGCGggacggtgatggagggggggtcgGATACGACGAGCTCGTTGATTATTGCTTTTATTCATGCCATGACCAAGTGGCCGGAGGTGCTCAAGAAGGCGCAGGAGCAGATTGAtgctgtggttggggaggacaGGACGCCGACTTGGGAGGATTATGAGAAGCTGCCGTACATTTCGGCCTGTGTGAAGGAGGCGCATCGGTGGAGGCCGGTGACGCCGTTGGCGTTCCCTCATTCGTTGGCGGAGGATGATTGGGTTGATGGGATGTACTTGCCCAAGGGGAGTGATATCTTTATCAATGCTTTTGGGATGCATATGGATGAGAAGAGGTTTCCCAACCCGGATGTGTTCAACCCAGATAACTACGAGGGGTACACGGCGTTGGCGTCGGAGTTGGCTGGCGGTGATTACAACAACCGGGATCATTATGGGTATGgcagtgggaggaggatttgccCTGGCATTCACTTGGCCGAGAGGAACTTGTTTTTGGCGGTTGCCAAGTTGGTGTGGGCTTTTAACATTGGGCCTGGGCTGGATGCTTCCGGGAGGGAGATCCCACCAGATGTCAGCCATGAAACTGGATACTGCTCAGGTTTCTTGGTGTGCGCGGAGGACTTTCCAGCTACTATCACACTGAGATCAGAGGCACGAAAGGCGACGATTCTAAGAGAGTATGCTGCTGCCAGGGCAGAGGTGTTTTCTCAGTACGAGCTACCGAAGGAGTAG
- a CDS encoding hypothetical protein (EggNog:ENOG503P3R3; COG:Q), translating into MSFRVQKAAAESFQRLVRFVNAQGSTKFGDLKTKPTGVSLAGAEVEVLEGDVGNGFRGTGKIDKIQKLLCPLPQVHAIMCIGLNYQKHATEANLRVAPYPVLFTKPADALAGPNEDIPVHPDAQSMLDYEGELTVVVGKDAKNVPESDALKYVLGYTVGNDISARYFQLPETSGGQFCYAKSFDKFCPIGPCIVSPSLIPDPQKLQLVTKVNGQVRQQTETSDMIFSVAKIISHLSRGRTLRRGTVIQTGTPSGVGLFMEPKGFLNHGDVVEVSIDGLGSISNKMVFE; encoded by the exons ATGTCTTTCCGCGTTCAGAAGGCAGCAGCCGAATCATTTCAACGGCTTGTGAGGTTTGTCAACGCCCAGGGGTCCACCAAGTTTGGTGACCTGAAGACCAAACCAACCGGCGTCAGTCTCGCCGGCGCGGAGGTTGAAGTCCTcgagggtgatgttggcaaTGGTTTCCGTGGCACTGGGAAAATAGACAAGATCCAGAAG CTTCTGTGTCCTTTGCCCCAAGTACATGCGATTATGTGCATTGGACTCAACTATCAGAAGCACGCCACTGAAGCCAAT CTACGAGTTGCCCCGTATCCTGTTCTCTTCACCAAACCAGCCGATGCTCTTGCTGGGCCTAATGAGGACATACCAGTCCACCCTGACGCTCAAAGCATGCTCGACTACGAGGGTGAGTTGACAGTGGTCGTCGGCAAAGACGCAAAGAATGTTCCCGAGTCAGACGCCCTGAAATACGTGCTTGGATACACGGTTGGCAACGACATCTCAGCGCGCTACTTCCAGCTGCCAGAGACATCAGGCGGCCAGTTTTGTTATGCTAAATCCTTCGACAAGTTTTGCCCCATTGGGCCTTGTATCGTGTCCCCTAGCCTGATTCCAGACCCGCAAAAGCTCCAGCTTGTCACCAAGGTCAATGGGCAGGTGAGGCAGCAGACCGAGACGTCGGACATGATTTTTTCGGTGGCCAAGATTATCTCTCACCTCAGCCGTGGAAGGACACTGCGGAGGGGAACGGTTATTCAAACCGGGACCCCGAGTGGAGTCGGTCTGTTCATGGAGCCCAAGGGGTTCTTGAACCATGGGGACGTGGTTGAGGTGTCaattgatgggttgggatcGATTAGCAATAAGATGGTGTTTGAGTGA